A single genomic interval of Syntrophobotulus glycolicus DSM 8271 harbors:
- a CDS encoding DegT/DnrJ/EryC1/StrS family aminotransferase: MDHIEGFPNPFYITQPLMPEWDELSRIMKSVFESNQLSNNGKMVMELENQLADFLGTDCLSVFCNGTIALQVACRALRLSGEVITTPFTFAATVHALTWSNLKPVFCDIQEDSLNLDPDLIESLITEKTTGILPVHVFGTPCNVEKIQQIADKYGLKVLYDAAHAFGVKIKDKPIASYGDISMFSFHATKIYHTIEGGALACNNPYLKERLDSLRNFGINNDSTVKEPGTNGKLNEIQASVGLLLLKKVQAEIEQRKYLTDLYRQLLHDLSGLQVYQDIEGIRHNYPYFAVKIDQHQFGLTRDELHEKLLQYNVISRKYFYPLCSNFQCYKDLPSASETKLPIANKTANSILALPLHGRMCESDVKKICTIIRKVKPK; this comes from the coding sequence ATGGATCACATTGAAGGTTTTCCAAACCCTTTCTATATTACCCAACCATTAATGCCTGAATGGGATGAATTGTCCCGGATCATGAAATCAGTTTTTGAGAGCAATCAACTCAGCAATAATGGAAAAATGGTCATGGAATTGGAAAATCAGCTTGCCGACTTTCTCGGTACCGACTGTCTTTCGGTCTTCTGCAACGGCACAATTGCTTTACAGGTTGCCTGCCGGGCTTTACGTTTATCCGGAGAAGTCATCACTACTCCATTTACGTTTGCCGCCACAGTTCATGCCTTAACCTGGAGCAATCTCAAGCCTGTTTTTTGCGATATCCAGGAAGACTCTTTAAATCTTGACCCGGATTTGATTGAATCCCTGATTACGGAGAAAACCACCGGGATCTTGCCCGTGCATGTATTCGGTACCCCGTGCAATGTGGAAAAAATCCAACAGATTGCCGATAAATACGGTCTCAAGGTTTTGTACGATGCCGCTCATGCCTTCGGCGTAAAAATAAAGGATAAACCGATCGCATCTTATGGAGATATTTCGATGTTCAGCTTCCATGCCACCAAGATTTATCACACGATTGAAGGAGGCGCTTTAGCCTGCAATAATCCTTATTTAAAAGAAAGGCTAGACAGTCTGAGAAATTTTGGGATAAACAATGATTCTACCGTGAAAGAACCGGGCACCAACGGCAAATTAAACGAGATTCAGGCTTCAGTAGGCTTGCTTTTGCTAAAAAAAGTGCAGGCCGAAATTGAACAAAGAAAATATTTAACTGATTTGTACCGTCAACTGCTTCATGATCTTTCAGGGCTTCAGGTTTATCAGGATATCGAAGGAATTCGCCACAACTACCCGTATTTCGCTGTTAAAATTGATCAACATCAATTCGGACTTACCCGTGATGAGCTTCATGAAAAGCTTTTGCAATACAATGTTATTTCACGCAAATATTTCTATCCACTTTGCAGTAACTTTCAATGTTATAAAGATCTGCCGTCTGCCTCTGAAACAAAACTCCCTATCGCCAACAAAACGGCCAATTCCATTTTGGCTTTACCTCTCCATGGGAGAATGTGTGAATCTGATGTCAAGAAAATCTGCACAATTATTCGAAAAGTAAAACCAAAATAA
- a CDS encoding glucose-1-phosphate thymidylyltransferase has translation MKALILSGGTGTRLRPLTYSNAKQLLPLANKPIIFHIIEKIKKSGINDIGIVVGDTQEKVKNTVGNGERWDVKITYIYQAHSLGLAHAVQTAAEFIGDSDFMMILGDNMFNMDLGKLIENFYSNQASSTILLHKVNNPGEFGVAVVDDKGCIIGLAEKPKEFISDLIITGIYLFGPSIFPAIEKITPSGRGELEITDAIQKQLEMGGRVTYELIQGWWKDTGKLEDILEANRLVLDEIENKYCFISDCASSISGKVKASDNVVVKDSIIHGPVHIDEDVLIINSCIGPYTSIGKGSIIKECEIDNSIVLENTHLESVSKRITSSLIGKNVSIKRKTNRPFSNSFFVGDDSEISL, from the coding sequence ATGAAAGCATTAATTTTAAGCGGAGGTACAGGCACCAGACTGAGGCCGTTAACCTACTCCAATGCCAAACAGCTCTTGCCTCTGGCCAATAAACCCATCATCTTTCATATCATTGAAAAGATCAAAAAATCAGGAATAAACGATATTGGGATCGTTGTAGGAGACACTCAGGAAAAAGTAAAAAATACAGTTGGAAACGGTGAGAGATGGGATGTAAAGATCACTTATATTTATCAGGCTCATTCTCTGGGGCTTGCCCATGCTGTTCAGACCGCGGCAGAATTCATTGGGGACAGTGATTTTATGATGATCCTGGGTGACAATATGTTTAATATGGATTTGGGCAAGTTAATAGAAAATTTTTATTCTAATCAGGCAAGCAGCACGATTTTACTTCATAAAGTCAATAATCCTGGGGAATTTGGGGTTGCCGTTGTAGATGATAAAGGCTGTATTATTGGGCTTGCGGAAAAACCAAAGGAGTTCATCAGTGATTTAATCATAACGGGGATCTATCTCTTTGGTCCCAGCATTTTTCCGGCCATTGAAAAAATCACACCTTCGGGCAGGGGAGAGCTGGAAATAACTGATGCGATTCAAAAACAATTGGAGATGGGTGGCCGGGTGACTTACGAGCTCATCCAAGGATGGTGGAAAGATACGGGAAAATTGGAGGATATCCTGGAGGCCAACAGGCTGGTGCTTGATGAGATCGAAAACAAATATTGTTTTATTTCCGACTGTGCTTCGTCAATTTCCGGGAAAGTAAAAGCAAGCGACAATGTAGTGGTAAAAGACAGCATTATTCATGGTCCTGTTCATATCGACGAAGATGTATTGATCATTAATAGCTGTATAGGACCATATACCTCTATCGGCAAAGGTTCAATCATAAAAGAATGTGAAATAGACAATAGTATTGTTCTGGAAAATACCCATTTGGAAAGTGTGAGTAAAAGAATAACAAGCAGTCTAATCGGAAAAAACGTTTCGATAAAAAGAAAAACGAACAGACCTTTTTCGAACTCCTTCTTTGTAGGAGATGACAGTGAAATCAGTCTATAG
- the rfbB gene encoding dTDP-glucose 4,6-dehydratase produces the protein MNVILVTGGAGFIGSNYIRLFLQTNKDDKVINYDKLTYAGNIENIQDLDSNPRYCFVKGDICDEKHFTKIIKEYDPDYVINFAAESHVDRSIDDPSIFGDTNIMGTLNILQCLKNFWKKSNDQNKKFLQISTDEVYGSLENDDDSFTESSLLMPNSPYSASKAGADLMVRAFVKTYGFPAMITRCSNNYGPFQNAEKFIPSCIIKALKDEAITIYGDGTNIREWIHVNDHCAAITKVLLKGKLGEVYNIGSGDEVSNIEMARLILKHLGKETGRIEKITDRPGHDRRYALDSKKIAGELDWKCSYQLEKGIKETISWYQNNRAWWDK, from the coding sequence GTGAACGTGATTTTAGTGACAGGAGGAGCCGGTTTTATCGGAAGCAATTATATCAGGCTTTTTTTGCAGACGAATAAAGACGATAAAGTGATCAACTATGATAAGCTGACTTATGCCGGTAATATTGAGAATATTCAAGATTTGGACAGCAATCCGAGGTACTGTTTTGTTAAAGGAGATATCTGTGATGAAAAGCACTTCACCAAAATCATCAAAGAATATGATCCGGATTATGTCATAAATTTTGCTGCCGAATCGCATGTGGATCGGAGTATTGATGATCCTTCAATATTTGGGGATACGAATATCATGGGGACATTAAATATCCTTCAATGTCTCAAGAATTTTTGGAAAAAAAGTAATGATCAAAATAAAAAGTTTTTGCAGATTTCTACAGATGAAGTATATGGAAGTTTGGAAAATGACGATGATTCTTTTACGGAAAGCTCTCTCTTGATGCCCAATAGTCCATATTCGGCCTCGAAAGCGGGAGCCGATTTAATGGTCAGAGCATTTGTAAAAACTTATGGATTTCCTGCAATGATTACACGGTGCAGCAATAATTACGGTCCATTTCAAAATGCTGAAAAGTTTATCCCTTCATGTATCATTAAAGCATTAAAAGATGAAGCCATTACGATATACGGAGATGGAACAAATATCAGGGAATGGATTCACGTCAATGATCATTGTGCGGCAATCACTAAAGTATTGTTAAAAGGAAAGCTTGGAGAAGTCTATAATATCGGGAGCGGAGATGAGGTTTCAAATATCGAAATGGCCAGGCTGATTTTAAAACATCTGGGGAAGGAAACAGGCAGAATAGAGAAAATTACGGACAGACCTGGTCATGACAGGCGGTACGCTTTAGACAGCAAGAAAATAGCCGGGGAACTCGACTGGAAATGCAGCTACCAATTGGAAAAAGGAATAAAAGAGACGATAAGCTGGTATCAAAATAACCGGGCTTGGTGGGATAAATAA
- a CDS encoding glycosyltransferase family 2 protein has protein sequence MPVPMVSYITWNRMGLNIRNLNALLRTADDFELCIIDNNSKDDTWDYVMSLTDPRIKLREKLAENAGPIYAVNYVLAKRHPEQYFIALDSDIYIKTPDWITRFLKVFDTFPEAGLLGLPRANPYPYYLPEIIRKEKDGVCFSQLKNGKVGVMLDFVPGHCQCLRPELIKEIGYWCEECAFGDAELSIRVNQYSSFKAGFAHNIEIDQTQYLPCMQCEGQHLCKLDQVNDTCFQLRNEKYKNESFAALFWWKYLEYFNELAQGKRTSYCASVHDPESMIDHLYHKAWAQENFDFYLNHAN, from the coding sequence ATGCCGGTACCAATGGTAAGCTATATTACTTGGAACAGAATGGGTTTGAATATTAGAAATCTCAATGCTTTATTGAGAACTGCGGATGATTTTGAACTCTGCATTATAGACAATAACTCAAAGGATGATACATGGGATTATGTTATGAGCTTAACTGATCCCCGGATAAAATTAAGAGAAAAGCTTGCTGAAAACGCAGGACCAATTTACGCAGTGAATTATGTCCTGGCAAAAAGGCATCCTGAACAATATTTTATTGCTTTAGACAGTGATATCTATATCAAGACACCTGATTGGATAACCAGATTTTTGAAAGTCTTTGACACGTTTCCGGAGGCAGGCCTTCTGGGGTTGCCTCGTGCTAATCCGTATCCTTATTATTTGCCGGAAATCATCAGGAAGGAAAAAGACGGTGTCTGTTTTTCTCAACTGAAAAATGGAAAGGTTGGAGTGATGCTGGATTTTGTACCGGGACATTGCCAATGTTTAAGACCAGAATTGATTAAAGAAATAGGCTACTGGTGCGAGGAATGCGCTTTTGGAGATGCTGAATTATCTATAAGAGTAAACCAATACAGCTCATTTAAAGCCGGATTTGCGCACAATATTGAGATAGATCAGACGCAGTATCTTCCTTGTATGCAATGTGAAGGCCAGCATCTATGTAAGCTTGATCAAGTCAATGACACATGTTTTCAGCTAAGGAATGAAAAATATAAAAATGAATCCTTTGCCGCACTTTTTTGGTGGAAATATCTTGAATATTTTAATGAACTTGCCCAGGGAAAAAGAACTTCTTATTGCGCTTCGGTTCATGACCCGGAATCGATGATCGATCATCTTTATCATAAAGCGTGGGCCCAGGAAAATTTTGATTTTTATTTAAATCATGCTAATTAA
- a CDS encoding NeuD/PglB/VioB family sugar acetyltransferase, translating to MKDLIIYGSGGLAKEIVQLIKDINSVHEEWRILGYIDDTRPGYEKLICGYRILGSSEILKDFTSKTNIVIAIGDPRTKKSIYEKIKEYQLSFPTLVHPKAKVADGAALGEGAILGLDTVVSVDVNIGKFVLLNMRAVIGHDVKIGDFSSCLVNCVVAGNVIIEQSVLIGSNAVIMEKINIGEEVKIGMGTVIYFDVPDKHVVMNKPLKPIYLG from the coding sequence ATGAAAGATTTAATTATCTACGGATCAGGAGGATTAGCCAAGGAGATTGTTCAGTTAATCAAGGATATCAACTCCGTTCATGAGGAGTGGAGAATCCTTGGCTATATTGACGATACCAGACCTGGTTATGAAAAACTGATTTGTGGATATCGAATACTCGGTTCGTCGGAGATATTAAAAGACTTTACTTCAAAGACCAATATTGTGATCGCAATTGGTGATCCCAGGACGAAAAAGAGTATATATGAAAAAATTAAGGAATATCAGCTTAGTTTTCCCACGCTGGTGCATCCAAAAGCTAAAGTAGCCGATGGTGCAGCATTGGGTGAAGGGGCCATCTTAGGATTAGATACGGTAGTGTCGGTCGATGTCAATATCGGTAAATTTGTTTTGCTGAACATGCGCGCGGTGATCGGACACGATGTAAAGATTGGGGATTTTTCATCCTGCCTGGTCAATTGTGTAGTCGCGGGGAATGTCATTATTGAGCAAAGTGTGTTGATTGGGTCAAATGCGGTGATTATGGAAAAAATAAATATTGGAGAAGAAGTCAAAATCGGTATGGGAACGGTTATTTATTTTGATGTTCCGGATAAACACGTCGTGATGAATAAGCCGTTAAAGCCGATATATCTTGGATGA
- a CDS encoding acyl carrier protein, with translation MDNKFITIVAHTLKVDPKTLNENSTADVTPGWDSLMHWVVISELEDIYEVEFTMDEATSFKNLGDIYTTLMKKLS, from the coding sequence GTGGACAATAAATTTATAACCATTGTTGCCCATACACTAAAGGTTGACCCCAAGACTCTTAATGAAAACTCTACGGCAGATGTGACACCTGGCTGGGACTCCCTGATGCATTGGGTGGTCATCAGCGAATTGGAAGATATCTATGAAGTTGAATTTACTATGGATGAAGCCACTTCATTCAAAAACCTCGGTGACATTTACACCACCCTGATGAAAAAACTCTCTTGA
- a CDS encoding HAD-IIIC family phosphatase: MRQTLHIALLSNCTTEYIAIAMKEEYSNNQLASEILNMPYNQYNAEISDPNSNLYRFNPEIIFFCLEGRLLFEEWYRSPVLKSSEELKTSVIQETFESLKTTLETVLTNSKATIIFNNFPVPYYSPLGILDNKAKPGLKDMISILNSKLEEWARDRERLYIFDYHGLCSQYGYDRAKDERMYYLTMSPVSIPFARVLAREYLRYVLPIKNKNRKCLVLDLDNTLWGGIAGEDGLSGITLDISGAGRSFYDFQQELINLYEKGVILAINSKNNLKDAMEIIEDHPHMLLKKNFFAVMKINWKDKSENMLEIARELNIGLDSLVFFDDNPVERELITKLLPQVKVVNVPKDTSKYVDTLRKLADFEVLNLTEDDRKRNEMYLANKRRDEEEHLFHSKEDFLASLQSKLILETANQFNLPRIAQLIGKTNQFNMTTHRYPQDHVKSMSVSADHMVFCASVTDKFGDNGIVGVCLIKLSGDIAQIDTFLLSCRVLSRNIEYCFLSSILAILQSKGIKKVFAYYIETPKNEANKHFYPSAGFQKLSQEGSKTVYLMSEPFTLKSFDYVEIQIESGGK, from the coding sequence ATGCGACAAACACTTCATATTGCTTTACTCAGTAACTGCACTACTGAATATATCGCAATTGCTATGAAAGAGGAGTACTCCAATAACCAACTGGCTTCGGAAATACTGAACATGCCTTATAACCAGTACAATGCTGAAATATCCGATCCAAACAGCAATTTATATCGCTTTAATCCGGAGATTATTTTCTTCTGCTTAGAGGGAAGACTTCTTTTCGAAGAATGGTACCGTTCTCCTGTTTTGAAAAGCAGTGAAGAGCTGAAGACTTCTGTTATTCAAGAAACATTCGAATCGCTGAAGACGACGCTTGAGACTGTCTTAACCAACAGCAAGGCAACCATTATTTTCAACAATTTCCCGGTCCCTTATTATAGCCCTTTAGGCATCTTGGACAATAAAGCCAAACCAGGCTTAAAGGATATGATCTCCATATTGAATTCCAAGCTTGAAGAATGGGCCCGGGACCGGGAAAGACTATATATTTTTGACTACCATGGTCTTTGCAGCCAGTATGGCTATGATCGCGCAAAAGATGAAAGAATGTATTATTTGACCATGAGTCCGGTTTCAATTCCCTTTGCCAGGGTTCTTGCCAGGGAGTATTTAAGATATGTTTTGCCAATAAAGAATAAAAACAGGAAATGTCTGGTTCTGGACCTCGACAATACTCTCTGGGGTGGAATTGCCGGGGAAGATGGGCTCTCCGGAATAACTCTTGATATCTCCGGCGCGGGCAGAAGCTTCTATGATTTTCAGCAGGAGCTGATCAACCTGTATGAAAAAGGGGTCATTCTGGCGATTAACAGCAAGAATAATTTAAAAGATGCCATGGAAATCATTGAGGATCATCCCCATATGCTTTTAAAGAAAAATTTCTTTGCAGTCATGAAGATCAACTGGAAAGATAAGAGTGAAAATATGCTTGAAATTGCCAGAGAGTTAAATATTGGTTTAGACAGTCTGGTGTTTTTTGATGATAATCCTGTAGAACGGGAACTGATCACAAAATTGCTTCCTCAAGTAAAAGTCGTCAATGTCCCCAAGGATACCAGTAAATATGTCGATACTTTGAGAAAGCTCGCCGACTTTGAAGTTTTAAATCTCACCGAGGACGATCGGAAAAGAAATGAAATGTATCTCGCCAATAAAAGACGGGATGAAGAAGAGCACCTGTTTCATTCCAAAGAAGATTTTTTAGCAAGCTTACAGTCTAAGCTTATCCTAGAAACAGCAAACCAGTTTAACCTTCCCAGAATTGCTCAACTGATCGGCAAAACAAATCAATTTAATATGACAACACACCGGTATCCTCAGGATCACGTCAAGAGCATGTCGGTCTCTGCGGACCACATGGTGTTCTGTGCCTCGGTTACGGACAAATTTGGGGACAATGGAATTGTCGGGGTTTGCCTCATCAAGCTATCCGGAGATATTGCCCAGATTGATACGTTCTTGCTCAGCTGCCGCGTTCTCAGCCGAAATATTGAGTACTGTTTTTTATCTTCAATCCTCGCTATTCTTCAGTCAAAAGGGATAAAAAAGGTCTTTGCCTATTATATTGAAACTCCCAAAAATGAAGCCAATAAACACTTTTACCCTTCGGCCGGCTTTCAGAAGCTCAGTCAAGAAGGTTCTAAAACGGTTTATTTGATGTCGGAGCCATTCACCTTAAAAAGTTTCGATTATGTGGAAATACAGATAGAAAGCGGAGGAAAGTAA
- a CDS encoding SDR family NAD(P)-dependent oxidoreductase, whose product MEKKVFLITGGSRGLGKKVVERLALNKEHMICFTYLNSQDAALQLARETGAFSLQCNQQNGDEVQDTVRKISSTFGKIDVLINNACPAFTPTDFLNSDSDHFKSLLDIHVMGAYFFSRETSPLMRDRHSGKIINILSSYVFNLPPKKIAHYITAKYALMGLSKALAVELIPYGITVNMISPGLMATDLSKYLPRKYLEVYSANHPMGRMASTDDAADILEFLISDQADFLNGINIPVNGGETF is encoded by the coding sequence ATGGAAAAGAAAGTATTTTTAATTACCGGAGGCAGCCGGGGTCTTGGCAAAAAAGTTGTAGAAAGACTGGCGCTGAATAAGGAGCATATGATTTGCTTTACCTATCTCAATTCTCAGGACGCTGCTCTGCAGCTGGCCCGGGAAACCGGTGCCTTCTCTCTTCAATGCAACCAGCAAAATGGTGATGAAGTGCAAGATACCGTCAGGAAAATATCTTCTACATTCGGCAAAATAGACGTTTTAATCAATAATGCTTGTCCGGCTTTTACTCCGACCGACTTTTTAAACTCCGATTCCGATCATTTTAAAAGCCTGCTGGATATCCATGTCATGGGCGCTTATTTTTTTTCCAGGGAAACTTCCCCGTTAATGAGAGATCGTCATTCAGGTAAGATCATCAATATATTATCCTCCTATGTCTTTAATCTTCCGCCGAAAAAAATCGCTCATTATATCACTGCCAAATATGCTCTCATGGGGCTTTCCAAAGCCCTGGCCGTGGAACTCATTCCATACGGGATTACCGTGAATATGATTTCTCCCGGACTAATGGCCACGGACCTGTCTAAATACCTGCCTCGAAAGTACCTTGAAGTTTACAGTGCTAACCATCCGATGGGCCGAATGGCCTCAACAGACGATGCCGCAGATATTCTGGAATTCTTAATATCTGATCAAGCTGATTTTTTAAATGGAATCAATATTCCTGTTAATGGAGGGGAAACATTCTAA
- a CDS encoding MaoC family dehydratase: protein MYKIIREKDISVGQSYELKKTITQTMVNDFARLTGDFNPVHIDKEYCEKINLESPIAHGMLSLSFLSTLIGMYLPGNGSIIISQTADYLLPVRVGDTVKVSGKITDKQYGGALNLCILTVKYRIKNQRDQTVIRGIIKVNLK from the coding sequence GTGTATAAGATTATACGAGAAAAGGATATCTCTGTCGGTCAAAGCTATGAACTGAAAAAAACAATTACCCAAACAATGGTTAATGATTTTGCCCGGCTTACAGGAGATTTCAATCCTGTCCATATTGACAAGGAGTACTGTGAGAAAATCAATTTAGAAAGTCCCATCGCCCATGGTATGCTTTCCCTTTCTTTCTTATCCACTTTGATCGGGATGTATCTTCCGGGTAACGGATCAATCATCATCAGCCAGACTGCCGACTATCTATTACCGGTAAGGGTCGGAGATACCGTAAAAGTGAGCGGGAAAATCACCGACAAGCAATATGGCGGCGCTCTGAACCTCTGTATCCTTACAGTCAAATACAGGATAAAAAATCAAAGGGACCAGACGGTTATACGGGGAATCATCAAAGTGAATTTGAAATAA
- a CDS encoding metallophosphoesterase, with product MGTLERISKVFESAKEIPFNDSSRIIIMSDVHRGDGSWADGFSKNQNLYFAALTHYYKENYSYIEIGDGDELWENKKFSDILLVHKDVFLLLAKFFKKERLYFIFGNHDMVKSRERFVRNKLYHYYDEQEKKQVPLFENINVYEGLILRHEITGQKILLIHGHQASFLDYKLWKLRRFLVRYLWRDIELFGFNDPTSTAKNYKKKESIEKSITEWVKREKHMLIAGHTHRPMFPEVGEPPYFNDGSCVHPSSITGIEIADGFITLVKWKVKTREDGTMFIGREILGGPRKLKDYFILRPD from the coding sequence ATGGGTACCTTAGAACGCATTTCCAAAGTCTTTGAATCAGCAAAAGAAATTCCTTTTAACGATTCCTCCAGGATCATTATCATGAGTGATGTGCATAGGGGGGATGGAAGCTGGGCTGATGGTTTTTCCAAAAACCAAAATCTATATTTTGCTGCTTTGACCCATTACTACAAAGAAAACTATAGTTATATTGAGATTGGGGATGGCGACGAACTTTGGGAGAATAAGAAATTCTCCGATATCTTGCTCGTGCACAAAGATGTCTTTTTACTTCTTGCGAAATTTTTCAAGAAAGAAAGACTTTATTTCATCTTCGGCAACCATGATATGGTCAAAAGCAGAGAACGATTCGTACGAAATAAGCTATACCACTATTATGATGAACAAGAAAAAAAACAGGTTCCTTTGTTCGAAAATATCAACGTTTATGAGGGCTTAATTTTACGGCATGAAATCACAGGTCAAAAAATTCTTTTGATTCATGGCCATCAAGCAAGCTTCCTGGATTATAAACTGTGGAAATTAAGAAGGTTTCTCGTCAGGTATTTATGGAGAGATATTGAATTATTTGGTTTTAATGACCCGACAAGCACAGCTAAAAACTATAAAAAGAAAGAGTCTATCGAAAAAAGCATTACTGAGTGGGTCAAGCGAGAGAAGCACATGCTGATTGCCGGCCATACTCACCGGCCGATGTTTCCCGAAGTCGGTGAACCCCCATATTTTAATGATGGAAGCTGCGTTCATCCCAGCTCAATAACCGGAATTGAAATTGCCGATGGTTTTATTACACTGGTCAAATGGAAAGTCAAAACCAGAGAGGATGGGACAATGTTTATCGGCAGAGAAATATTGGGCGGACCAAGGAAATTAAAAGATTATTTCATTCTTCGCCCTGACTAG
- a CDS encoding glycosyltransferase, translated as MIPPLLSYVTFNRLGLTISSLSSILNTSDDFEMHIIDNNSTDDTWDYILSLNDSRIKSKTKNPINVGQIHAMNINLARRKEDQYFITIDNDIMINTKDWISRFMQVFDAFPDLGMLGVQTIPDNSPDVTPVSQNGQTYLALNKVPEQQPRKSFIPGSCLCLKPELIEKVGYWSEENCFGDIELSFRVNNFTSFKAGFITDVELSILQNVDCAGCQYKDSCKLNKAGGKTCFSEYKNLNDIFRDKFWWKFKETVTDMQSGARPIYCASLLGYKINSDQIFNFNWATENIQFYINNAN; from the coding sequence ATGATACCGCCATTATTAAGTTATGTGACATTTAACCGCCTGGGCCTGACCATAAGCAGCTTATCCAGTATTCTCAATACTTCTGATGATTTTGAAATGCATATCATAGATAATAATTCTACTGACGACACCTGGGACTATATTCTAAGTTTGAATGACAGTCGAATCAAATCAAAAACGAAAAATCCTATAAATGTTGGACAAATTCATGCAATGAACATTAACCTTGCCAGGAGAAAAGAAGATCAATATTTTATAACGATTGACAATGATATTATGATCAACACAAAAGACTGGATAAGCCGGTTTATGCAGGTGTTTGATGCCTTTCCCGATCTTGGTATGCTCGGAGTTCAAACCATTCCTGACAATTCTCCAGATGTCACGCCGGTGTCCCAAAACGGCCAAACCTACCTGGCGTTAAATAAAGTCCCTGAACAACAGCCGAGAAAGTCATTTATTCCCGGCAGCTGTCTGTGTTTAAAACCGGAATTGATTGAGAAAGTCGGTTATTGGAGTGAGGAAAACTGCTTTGGCGATATAGAATTATCCTTCCGAGTGAACAATTTTACTTCTTTTAAGGCAGGTTTTATCACCGATGTTGAACTCAGCATTTTACAAAATGTTGATTGTGCGGGATGTCAGTATAAAGATAGCTGCAAACTGAACAAGGCAGGGGGAAAAACATGCTTTTCCGAGTATAAAAATCTGAATGATATTTTCAGAGATAAGTTCTGGTGGAAATTTAAAGAAACTGTTACAGATATGCAAAGTGGAGCACGCCCGATCTATTGTGCTTCTTTACTCGGTTATAAGATTAATTCTGACCAGATATTTAACTTTAACTGGGCGACAGAGAACATCCAATTTTATATCAACAATGCCAATTAG
- a CDS encoding acetyltransferase: MKDLIIFGAGNFGREVVQLVKDINTDKSQWNLLGYIDETVEKQGAMINHCMVLGNLDWLKKNIRPDLWMVCAVANCKNKYSILNKLSGMKVKFANLIHPNVKLSHFVHLGIGNIICWNTFLSIDTQIGNHIILSPGCAIGHDSVIEDYSTLYWNVNLSGNVRIGEGCEIGTKAVVLPKKAVGKWSVVGAGSVVTKNVPENSIVVGVPARPIIFNEQDY; the protein is encoded by the coding sequence ATGAAAGATCTAATTATCTTTGGCGCAGGTAACTTTGGCAGAGAAGTCGTCCAGCTTGTCAAGGACATTAATACAGATAAGTCTCAATGGAACCTTCTCGGCTATATTGATGAGACAGTCGAAAAGCAAGGGGCCATGATTAATCATTGTATGGTCCTCGGCAATCTGGACTGGCTAAAAAAAAATATCAGACCAGATCTTTGGATGGTATGTGCAGTAGCGAATTGTAAGAACAAGTATAGTATTCTCAACAAGCTTTCCGGCATGAAAGTAAAATTTGCCAACCTCATCCATCCAAATGTCAAGTTAAGTCATTTCGTTCACTTGGGTATCGGTAATATTATCTGTTGGAATACTTTTTTATCAATTGATACACAGATCGGCAACCATATCATTCTTAGCCCTGGTTGTGCAATTGGGCATGATAGTGTAATTGAAGACTATTCCACATTATACTGGAATGTAAATCTTTCAGGAAATGTAAGGATTGGAGAAGGCTGCGAGATCGGTACAAAAGCCGTGGTTCTTCCGAAGAAAGCAGTAGGCAAATGGAGTGTAGTTGGCGCAGGATCAGTTGTGACTAAAAATGTTCCGGAGAACAGTATTGTTGTTGGCGTCCCGGCAAGACCGATTATTTTTAACGAACAGGATTATTGA